One part of the Rhodococcus oxybenzonivorans genome encodes these proteins:
- a CDS encoding 3-oxoacyl-ACP reductase, whose product MAASKGAPDIYSQFLSSAPGAFIAAKAGLPRPENLRRYKHGEPPLAGPVLIGGKGRLAEPLRALLSDYPAASAADDNFGALVFDATGIGQVTELEQLFEFFQPVIRNLAPSARVVVLGTTPEETTDVDEHVAQRALEGFTRSVGKEVKRGATAQLVYVSPKASPGLSGVESTLRFLLSAKSAFVSGQVIRVGAEDSTAPADWDKPLEGKVAIVTGAARGIGATIAEVLSRDGAHVICADIPAAGDALSETANKVGGTSLALDVTAPDAADKLAEHVLERHSGGADIIVHNAGITRDKTLANMDEGRWNMVIGVNLLAPQKITESLVAKGALKEGGRVIDVSSIAGIAGNRGQTNYGTSKAGVIGLVEASAPVLAEKNITINAVAPGFIETAMTAAIPFATREAGRRMSSLLQGGQTVDVAETVAYFANPASNAVTGQVVRVCGQSLLGA is encoded by the coding sequence GTGGCAGCCAGCAAGGGAGCTCCCGACATCTATTCCCAGTTTCTGTCCTCCGCGCCAGGGGCGTTCATCGCCGCGAAGGCGGGCCTGCCCCGGCCCGAGAACCTGCGGCGTTACAAGCACGGCGAGCCGCCCCTCGCCGGCCCGGTGCTGATCGGGGGCAAGGGCCGCCTGGCCGAGCCGCTTCGCGCGCTGCTCTCCGATTACCCGGCCGCCTCCGCCGCCGACGACAACTTCGGCGCCCTGGTGTTCGACGCCACCGGCATCGGCCAGGTCACCGAACTCGAGCAGCTGTTCGAGTTCTTTCAGCCGGTCATCCGTAACCTCGCGCCGTCCGCTCGCGTCGTCGTCCTCGGGACCACTCCGGAAGAGACGACCGACGTCGACGAGCACGTCGCCCAGCGCGCCCTCGAAGGCTTCACCCGCAGCGTCGGCAAAGAGGTGAAGCGTGGCGCCACCGCACAACTCGTCTACGTCTCCCCGAAGGCGTCACCCGGACTCTCCGGCGTGGAGTCGACGCTCCGATTCCTGCTTTCCGCCAAGTCCGCGTTCGTCAGCGGGCAGGTTATCCGCGTCGGCGCCGAGGATTCCACCGCCCCCGCGGACTGGGACAAGCCGCTCGAGGGCAAGGTCGCCATCGTCACCGGTGCGGCGCGCGGCATCGGTGCCACCATCGCCGAGGTCCTGTCCCGCGACGGTGCGCATGTCATCTGCGCCGACATCCCGGCGGCCGGCGACGCGCTGTCCGAGACGGCCAACAAGGTCGGCGGCACGTCCCTCGCCCTGGATGTGACTGCACCTGACGCGGCCGACAAGCTCGCCGAGCACGTCCTCGAACGCCACAGCGGCGGCGCCGACATCATCGTCCACAACGCCGGTATCACCCGGGACAAGACGCTCGCCAACATGGACGAGGGCCGGTGGAACATGGTGATTGGTGTCAATCTCCTTGCACCCCAGAAGATCACCGAGTCGCTGGTCGCCAAGGGTGCACTGAAGGAAGGCGGCCGGGTGATCGACGTGTCCTCCATCGCCGGCATCGCCGGTAACCGTGGCCAGACCAACTACGGGACGTCCAAGGCCGGCGTCATCGGGCTCGTCGAAGCATCGGCACCCGTTCTGGCGGAGAAGAACATCACCATCAACGCCGTCGCACCGGGCTTCATCGAAACCGCCATGACCGCGGCCATCCCCTTCGCCACCCGCGAGGCGGGACGCCGCATGAGCTCGCTGCTGCAGGGCGGTCAGACCGTCGACGTCGCCGAGACGGTCGCGTACTTCGCCAATCCCGCGTCCAACGCCGTCACCGGACAGGTCGTCCGTGTCTGCGGCCAGAGCTTGCTGGGCGCCTGA
- a CDS encoding acetyl-CoA C-acetyltransferase — translation MTSKARTNSNSDATPKPGGKQQRPVAIVGGNRIPFARSDKAYAQASNQDMFTATLDGLVSRFHLQGEKLGLVAGGAVLKHSRDFNLMRECVLGSALSPYTPAFDLQQACGTGLQSIVAVGDAIAAGRIDAGIGGGVDTTSDAPIGVNDDLREFLLSLNRAKSTGDRIKLLANVRPSMLGIEIPRNGEPRTGLSMGEHAAITAKEFGVRREDQDELAAASHKNMAAAYDRGFFDDLVTPFLGLTRDDNLRPGSTVEKLSTLKPVFGVKAGDATMTAGNSTPLTDGASAVLLSSEEWAAERKLPVLAHLVDSETASVDYIHGKDGLLMAPTYAIPRLLARNGLTLQDFDYYEIHEAFASVVLATLQAFESDEYCKERLGLDGALGSIDRSKLNVNGSSLAAGHPFAATGGRIVASLAKMLREKAGTNGSARGLISICAAGGQGVTAIIEA, via the coding sequence GTGACCAGCAAAGCTCGCACCAATTCGAACTCCGACGCGACGCCGAAGCCAGGCGGGAAGCAGCAGCGTCCCGTCGCCATCGTCGGCGGCAATCGCATCCCGTTCGCACGCTCGGACAAGGCGTACGCACAGGCGTCCAACCAGGACATGTTCACCGCGACCCTCGACGGCTTGGTGAGTCGCTTCCATCTGCAGGGCGAGAAGCTCGGACTCGTCGCGGGTGGCGCCGTTCTCAAGCACAGCCGCGACTTCAACCTGATGCGGGAATGTGTGCTCGGCAGCGCGCTCAGCCCGTACACGCCCGCCTTCGACCTGCAACAGGCGTGCGGTACCGGCCTCCAGTCGATCGTCGCCGTCGGTGACGCGATCGCGGCGGGTCGCATCGACGCCGGTATCGGTGGCGGTGTCGACACCACGTCCGACGCACCGATCGGCGTCAACGACGACCTCCGCGAGTTCCTGCTGTCGCTCAACCGGGCGAAGAGCACGGGCGATCGCATCAAGCTGCTCGCCAACGTGCGGCCGTCGATGCTGGGTATCGAGATCCCCCGCAACGGTGAACCCCGGACCGGCCTGTCCATGGGCGAGCATGCGGCGATCACTGCCAAGGAGTTCGGCGTTCGACGCGAGGACCAGGACGAGCTGGCCGCCGCGAGCCACAAGAACATGGCCGCCGCCTACGACCGCGGATTCTTCGACGATCTGGTGACCCCGTTCCTGGGCCTCACCCGCGACGACAACCTGCGTCCGGGGTCCACCGTCGAGAAGCTGTCCACGCTGAAGCCGGTATTCGGGGTGAAGGCGGGCGATGCGACGATGACCGCCGGAAACTCCACGCCGCTCACCGATGGAGCGTCCGCGGTCCTGCTGTCGAGCGAGGAGTGGGCGGCCGAGCGCAAGTTGCCGGTCCTGGCCCACCTCGTCGACTCCGAAACCGCGTCCGTCGACTACATCCACGGCAAGGACGGCCTGCTCATGGCCCCCACCTATGCCATCCCGCGGCTGCTGGCCCGCAACGGCCTCACCCTGCAGGACTTCGACTACTACGAGATCCACGAAGCCTTCGCGTCCGTCGTTCTCGCGACGCTGCAGGCGTTCGAGTCGGATGAGTACTGCAAGGAGCGTCTGGGGCTCGACGGCGCCCTCGGCTCGATCGACCGCAGCAAGCTGAACGTCAACGGGTCGTCGCTGGCGGCCGGTCACCCGTTCGCGGCGACGGGCGGGCGCATCGTGGCGTCGCTGGCGAAGATGCTTCGAGAGAAGGCCGGCACCAACGGTTCGGCCCGCGGATTGATCTCGATCTGCGCCGCCGGCGGGCAGGGTGTGACGGCAATCATAGAGGCGTAA